The following coding sequences lie in one Rutidosis leptorrhynchoides isolate AG116_Rl617_1_P2 chromosome 4, CSIRO_AGI_Rlap_v1, whole genome shotgun sequence genomic window:
- the LOC139840271 gene encoding uncharacterized protein — protein sequence MVTGASSGLGWELCNDLAKYDCRIIAAARRTHNLKALCDKINNLDQTEVRNNTNVRAVAVQLDVSADGPTIEACVKKAWDIFGRIDVLINNAGITGPLKSPLDLPEEDWDQAFKTNVRGSWLVSKYVGLQMRVHNQGGSIINISSISGVNRCLQHGAVAYASSKASLDTMTKVMAMELGKHNIQVNSIAPGIFKSEITKEFFQKNWIKNVASKTIPLQEFVTTNPAVTSLVRYLIHSSSNYVTGNIFIVDGGCSLPGVPLYSSL from the exons ATGGTTACTGGTGCATCGTCGGGTCTTGGTTGGGAATTGTGTAACGACTTAGCCAAATATGATTGCAGGATCATTGCGGCTGCACGTCGAACACACAACCTCAAGGCCTTATGTGACAAAATTAACAATTTGGACCAAACCGAAGTCAGGAACAACACTAACGTTCGAGCAGTTGCAGTGCAACTTGATGTTAGCGCCGATGGTCCTACTATTGAAGCATGTGTTAAAAAGGCGTGGGACATTTTTGGTCGTATTGATGTGTTGATTAACAACGCTGGAATTACAG GTCCTCTAAAAAGTCCATTGGATTTGCCTGAAGAAGATTGGGATCAAGCCTTCAAAACAAATGTAAGAGGATCATGGTTAGTGTCGAAGTATGTTGGCCTTCAAATGCGTGTTCATAATCAAGGAGGATCTATAATCAACATCTCTTCTATTTCTGGTGTTAATCGATGTCTTCAACATGGAGCTGTTGCATACGCTTCTTCAAAAGCATCCCTAGATACTATGACAAAA GTAATGGCAATGGAACTTGGAAAACATAATATTCAGGTGAACTCAATAGCTCCTGGGATCTTCAAATCTGAGATCACAAAGGAATTCTTCCAAAAAAACTGGATTAAGAATGTGGCTTCAAAAACAATTCCGTTACAAGAGTTTGTCACAACTAACCCGGCCGTGACGTCTTTAGTTAGGTACTTAATCCATAGTTCATCAAATTA